Proteins encoded in a region of the Vicia villosa cultivar HV-30 ecotype Madison, WI linkage group LG5, Vvil1.0, whole genome shotgun sequence genome:
- the LOC131604707 gene encoding uncharacterized protein LOC131604707: MEDCMVDEQEWQEEFVVLRSGIERLASMVQDLVATQNQPTTQAQASMISKVETPQIPAILISNPTTTRPYGIEMDFQLAGKQILVPRATIPQVVMTTTPTVVNIVPLHNEQIFHGAPSEGMGRLDEFEDQFLEMHKEIKALRGKDLFGKEINNLCMVLNVRVPPKFRLPKFEKYKGNSCPHSHLIMYVRKMSMHTEDQRLLIHYFQDSLLGATLKWFGRDFSKKKEQTVSVISRGRKRQYQPQQISAVTPIVIQAPRQSVQRTQPQQPRQRAPQQN, encoded by the exons ATGGAAGACTGTATGGTTGATGAACAAGAATGGCAAGAAGAGTTTGTTGTCTTACGCTCTGGTATTGAAAGGTTGGCGTCTATGGTTCAAGACTTGGTGGCTACTCAGAATCAGCCTACAACCCAAGCTCAAGCTTCTATGATCTCTAAAGTCGAGACTCCTCAGATTCCTGCCATTCTGATTTCGAATCCTACAACCACTAGGCCATATGGAATAGAGATGGATTTCCAATTGGCTGGGAAACAAATTCTTGTTCCACGAGCTACAATCCCCCAAGTTGTTATGACCACTACTCCTACAGTTGTAAACATTGTTCCTCTTCACAACGAACAGATTTTCCATGGTGCACCTTCTGAAGGTATGGGAAGACTAGATGAATTTGAAGATCAATTTCTGGAAATGCATAAAGAAATCAAGGCCTTAAGAGGTAAAGACCTGTTTGGGAAAGAAATTAATAACCTCTGCATGGTTCTTAATGTCAGAGTCCCTCCCAAGTTCAGACTCCCaaaatttgagaagtacaaaggaaattcctgtcctcatagTCATCTAATCATGTATGTCCGGAAGATGTCTATGCACACTGAAGATCAGCGTCTACTGATTCATtacttccaagatagcttattgGGAGCTACTTTGAAATG GTTTGGTAGAGATTTctccaagaagaaggaacaaacCGTGAGTGTTATTTCAAGGGGAAGAAAAAGACAATATCAGCCTCAACAGATTTCTGCTGTTACTCCCATTGTTATTCAAGCTCCGCGACAAAGTGTTCAAAGAACTCAACCTCAACAACCTCGACAACGGGCTCCTCAACAAAATTAG